TGCAATTGTTGCTGTGGATACAGCAGGCAGATTCGCGATCAGCGCTCTCTCTGGTCATGAGGGCGGAGCCAATGACCTTGCCTATTCTGTTGCCGCTGCTATTGATGCAGTGCCTGTAATAACTACAGGCACAGAGTCTCAGAAGAGCATTGTACTGGGCATAGGATGCAGGCGCAACATCAGAACAGACAGCGTAAAGTCTGCAATTCTGACATCATTAGGCCATTGCCATCTCTCACTTGATGAGGTTCGAATAGCAGCAACAATCGATATAAAAAAGAATGAGATAGGTTTAACAGATTCGTGCATAGAACTGGGTCTGCCGCTGGTTTTTATCCCCAGGGACACAATAAAAAATTTTGTAAGTGATGGATCATCCTCTATCGCAAAAAGAAACATCGGAGTTGACGGCGTGTGTGAACCCTGCGCAATAATAGCTGGAAGGAGGGCAAAATTAATACAAAAGAAAAGAGTAATAGATG
This is a stretch of genomic DNA from Spirochaetota bacterium. It encodes these proteins:
- a CDS encoding cobalamin biosynthesis protein gives rise to the protein MKIAIIAINHKGRELADRLKKGFSDAAIISPKKKDYESEGTLPDIMGELFKTYDGIIFIAALGIVVRLISPHIKDKYTDPAIVAVDTAGRFAISALSGHEGGANDLAYSVAAAIDAVPVITTGTESQKSIVLGIGCRRNIRTDSVKSAILTSLGHCHLSLDEVRIAATIDIKKNEIGLTDSCIELGLPLVFIPRDTIKNFVSDGSSSIAKRNIGVDGVCEPCAIIAGRRAKLIQKKRVIDGVTIAIARENLA